The Toxotes jaculatrix isolate fToxJac2 chromosome 14, fToxJac2.pri, whole genome shotgun sequence genome window below encodes:
- the LOC121193290 gene encoding LOW QUALITY PROTEIN: neurogenic differentiation factor 6-B-like (The sequence of the model RefSeq protein was modified relative to this genomic sequence to represent the inferred CDS: inserted 1 base in 1 codon; substituted 1 base at 1 genomic stop codon) — protein sequence MIGTEWRSHGTLNTWSRLPQDVSGRWHGYPLLAXVSFLKERGKGKRQRERQRGRERERERGKGRADAQQGREKSVRRFQAFSSNXAVRKTRHCCADSEEIFWIMRGNMLTLPFEEPHMLCEPRFGANYPRESLPESLKQNPDRSNSDMREAEDDISDREEDEREDDQDENGLPKKRGPRKKKPGKEQLDRAKLRRQEANARERSRMHGLNAALESLRKVVPCYSKTQKLSKIETLRLAKNYIWALSETLSAGKRPDLLAFVQTLCKGLSQPTTNLVAGCLQLNARNFLTDHNGEVMFSGRSPYDAMYSYPGSDMNTPPGHSGSSLESSAKPFRHYSYSGAYEPYYENPSPESGSPHFEGQLSPPMNFNGIFSLKHDDPPDYGKSSHYGMRYCSAPGRTALAHNSMYRVSPEARFPYDLHVRSQSFQAQGEVNGSFHN from the exons TGCCACAAGACGTCAGCGGCAGATGGCATGGGTACCCGCTGTTGGCATGAGTGTCATTCctcaaagagagagggaaggggaagagacagagggagaggcagagagggagagagagagagagagagagagggaaaggaagagcAGACGCACAGcaaggcagagagaagagtgTGCGCAGGTTTCAAGCTTTTTCTTCTA TTGCGGTTCGCAAGACAAGACACTGCTGCGCAGATTCAGAGGAGATATTTTGGATCATGCGAG GAAATATGTTGACACTGCCATTCGAGGAACCTCATATGTTGTGTGAGCCGCGGTTTGGTGCCAATTATCCTCGCGAAAGCTTACCTGAGAGCCTGAAGCAGAACCCAGACAGGTCCAACTCAGACATGAGGGAGGCCGAGGACGACATCTCCGACAGAGAGGAGGACGAAAGAGAGGACGATCAGGATGAGAACGGGCTTCCTAAAAAGCGAGGCCCCCGGAAAAAGAAGCCCGGCAAGGAGCAGTTGGACAGGGCCAAACTACGGCGCCAGGAAGCCAACGCCCGAGAGCGCAGCAGGATGCACGGCTTAAACGCCGCGCTGGAGAGTCTGCGAAAAGTTGTACCGTGCTActccaaaactcaaaaactGTCCAAAATTGAGACCCTCAGACTGGCTAAAAATTACATCTGGGCCCTGTCAGAGACTCTGAGCGCAGGGAAGAGACCGGACCTCCTCGCCTTCGTACAGACCTTGTGCAAAGGATTATCTCAGCCCACAACCAACTTGGTGGCCGGTTGTTTGCAGCTGAACGCGAGAAATTTCCTCACAGATCACAACGGGGAGGTCATGTTCTCTGGCAGATCGCCCTACGATGCCATGTACTCGTACCCCGGCTCTGACATGAACACGCCCCCCGGCCACAGCGGCAGCAGCTTGGAAAGCAGCGCCAAACCGTTCAGACACTACAGCTACAGCGGCGCGTACGAGCCTTACTACGAGAACCCGTCCCCAGAGAGCGGGAGCCCGCATTTCGAGGGCCAGCTGAGCCCACCGATGAACTTTAACGGGATTTTCTCCCTAAAACACGACGACCCGCCAGACTACGGCAAAAGCAGCCACTATGGCATGCGCTACTGCAGTGCCCCAGGGCGCACGGCTCTTGCGCACAACTCCATGTACCGAGTCTCCCCAGAGGCCCGTTTCCCCTACGATCTGCACGTCCGCAGCCAGTCCTTCCAAGCACAAGGGGAAGTTAATGGCTCTTTCCACAATTAA